One window of the Granulicella arctica genome contains the following:
- a CDS encoding peptide-N4-asparagine amidase translates to MQILTSSRRLLVSSSLLLLAAGAACAQVVVVPPTLQIGSSNPATAEPPVTRPSTTPCVVPLLTNQEFGDYSGKPMSFTPPTSCHGPWAKIVLTADFTVTAGRQFDRTAQLYLGNTNIFYGTTAEPRSALSPSWHIERDVTDLSALLKTPQTGQAIVYNIVNSTYTGIIYGNAALEFYPASFAALAPAVPDLVIPISSVENAGVITPIVNNAGTLNTTADQLTQTLTLPRNVTRAYLDVISQSQSTDEFWYLNVPNDQTGNLEAYGNTPFRETEITIDGKSAGVAPVYPWIFTGGLDPYLWEPITGVQTLNFKPYRVDLTPFAGLLNDGNQHTVGVSVYNANSYFLATATLLVYTDHFKSQVNGALVSNTLTPPEPTVVEKLTTTSAGVTTGTITVASARKFAIKGYVETSLGRIETTVEQKVDFNSTGTFNVNAKIGAPEIQNMVQTSTVDANTTTRDGFLVEQDHKTISFPLTLDYSFLLNSDGTQTQVVTSDQKNILNETKSLDGFLLYESKTREAVNSTDTLQFTAAGALSAAGIGKTTATYKSSDTLGNCYSRTLTAANQKLTGVTNDKACKNQ, encoded by the coding sequence GTGCAGATCCTCACCAGCTCTCGCCGTCTTCTCGTCTCTTCAAGCCTCCTGCTCCTCGCCGCCGGTGCAGCCTGCGCCCAGGTCGTCGTCGTTCCGCCGACCCTGCAGATCGGTTCGTCCAACCCCGCCACCGCCGAGCCGCCAGTTACCAGGCCCTCCACCACCCCTTGCGTCGTCCCTCTGCTCACCAATCAGGAGTTCGGCGACTACAGCGGTAAGCCGATGAGCTTCACCCCACCCACCTCCTGCCACGGCCCCTGGGCAAAGATCGTCCTCACCGCCGACTTCACCGTCACCGCCGGTCGCCAGTTCGACCGCACCGCGCAGCTCTACCTCGGCAACACCAACATCTTCTACGGCACCACCGCCGAGCCTCGCAGCGCCCTCAGCCCCTCCTGGCACATTGAGCGCGACGTCACCGACCTCTCCGCTCTCCTCAAAACTCCGCAGACCGGCCAGGCCATCGTCTACAACATCGTCAACTCCACCTATACCGGCATCATCTACGGCAACGCCGCGCTCGAGTTCTACCCGGCCTCCTTCGCCGCACTTGCCCCAGCCGTCCCTGACCTCGTCATCCCCATCAGCTCCGTAGAAAACGCAGGCGTCATCACGCCCATCGTCAACAACGCGGGCACCCTCAACACCACCGCCGACCAGCTCACCCAGACCCTCACCCTCCCGCGCAACGTCACCCGCGCTTACCTCGACGTCATCTCCCAGAGCCAGTCAACCGATGAGTTCTGGTACCTCAACGTCCCGAACGATCAAACCGGTAACCTCGAGGCATACGGCAACACGCCCTTCCGCGAGACCGAGATTACCATCGACGGCAAGTCCGCAGGCGTGGCCCCGGTCTACCCATGGATCTTCACCGGCGGCCTCGACCCCTACCTCTGGGAGCCCATCACCGGCGTCCAGACCCTCAACTTCAAGCCCTACCGGGTCGACCTCACCCCCTTCGCCGGCCTCCTCAACGACGGCAACCAGCACACCGTCGGCGTCAGCGTCTACAACGCCAACAGCTACTTCCTCGCCACCGCCACCCTGCTCGTCTACACCGACCACTTCAAGTCGCAGGTCAACGGAGCTCTCGTCAGCAACACCCTCACCCCACCTGAGCCCACCGTCGTCGAGAAGCTGACCACAACCTCCGCCGGCGTCACCACCGGCACCATCACCGTAGCCTCCGCGCGAAAGTTCGCCATCAAGGGCTACGTCGAAACCTCCCTCGGTCGCATCGAAACCACCGTCGAGCAGAAGGTCGACTTCAACAGCACCGGCACCTTCAACGTCAACGCAAAGATCGGCGCACCTGAGATCCAGAACATGGTCCAGACCAGCACCGTCGATGCCAACACCACCACACGCGACGGATTCCTCGTCGAGCAGGACCACAAGACCATCTCCTTCCCGCTCACCCTCGACTACTCCTTCCTCCTCAACTCCGACGGCACCCAGACCCAGGTCGTCACCTCCGACCAGAAGAACATCCTCAACGAAACCAAGAGCCTCGACGGCTTCCTCCTCTACGAGAGCAAGACCAGGGAAGCGGTCAACTCCACAGACACCCTCCAATTCACCGCTGCCGGAGCCCTGAGCGCCGCTGGCATAGGTAAGACCACCGCCACCTACAAGAGCAGCGATACCCTCGGCAACTGCTATAGCCGTACCCTCA